A region from the Rheinheimera mangrovi genome encodes:
- a CDS encoding nucleoside permease translates to MNSIKIRLCSMMFLQFFIWGGWFVTLGTFLSQNLQATGPQTGMAFSTQSWGAIIAPFIVGLIADRFFNAERLLGILHLVGAVLMYLMYQAADFTTFYPLVLGYMLAYMPTLALVNSVSFGQLKQPELEFGQIRVWGTIGWIAAGLVISYAFGWDAQQAIADGALKNTFLMCAVASLVLGVYSFTLPATPPAGRGQQLKLGELLGLDALALLKDRNFALFFLASVLICIPLAFYYQNANPFLTGIGVENATGKMTLGQVSEVLFMLALPVFLNRFGIRWTLLLGMAAWVLRYVLFAYGDAGQGVWLLVIGIALHGICYDFFFVSGQIYTNSKAGVKIRSAAQGLITLATYGIGMLIGFSVAGQITQAYTSAEATDWTSIWLFPAAFAGVVLVLFALIFKNEPLQQAEDKQP, encoded by the coding sequence ATGAACAGCATAAAAATACGCTTGTGCAGCATGATGTTTTTACAGTTTTTTATCTGGGGTGGCTGGTTTGTCACTTTAGGTACTTTTTTAAGCCAGAACCTGCAGGCCACTGGTCCACAAACAGGCATGGCCTTTTCGACTCAATCCTGGGGGGCCATTATTGCGCCCTTTATCGTAGGTTTAATTGCCGACCGTTTTTTTAACGCTGAACGTTTATTGGGTATTTTGCACCTGGTAGGCGCTGTGCTGATGTACCTGATGTATCAGGCCGCTGATTTTACAACCTTTTATCCACTGGTTTTAGGCTACATGCTGGCCTATATGCCAACGTTGGCACTGGTGAACTCAGTCTCTTTTGGTCAATTAAAACAACCTGAACTGGAGTTTGGTCAAATCCGGGTTTGGGGCACTATTGGCTGGATAGCTGCTGGTTTGGTGATCAGTTATGCCTTTGGCTGGGATGCTCAGCAGGCTATAGCTGATGGCGCGCTGAAAAATACCTTCCTGATGTGTGCTGTGGCGTCCTTGGTGTTGGGTGTATATAGCTTTACTTTACCTGCAACACCACCTGCGGGTCGTGGCCAACAATTAAAATTAGGTGAGTTGCTGGGGCTGGATGCGTTAGCGTTGCTGAAAGACCGTAACTTCGCCTTGTTCTTTTTAGCCTCAGTGCTAATTTGTATTCCGCTGGCTTTTTATTACCAGAATGCCAACCCTTTCCTGACCGGAATTGGTGTTGAAAACGCCACAGGTAAAATGACCTTAGGGCAAGTGTCTGAAGTGTTATTTATGCTGGCTTTACCTGTCTTTCTGAATCGTTTTGGTATTCGCTGGACCTTATTATTAGGCATGGCGGCCTGGGTTTTACGTTATGTGCTGTTTGCTTATGGTGATGCAGGTCAAGGAGTGTGGTTGCTGGTCATTGGTATAGCACTGCATGGTATTTGTTATGACTTCTTTTTTGTCTCGGGCCAGATTTATACCAACAGCAAAGCGGGCGTTAAAATTCGCAGTGCTGCACAGGGCCTGATCACTTTAGCGACTTACGGTATAGGTATGCTGATAGGCTTTAGCGTGGCAGGTCAAATCACTCAGGCTTACACCAGTGCTGAAGCCACAGACTGGACTTCCATCTGGTTATTCCCAGCTGCTTTTGCTGGTGTTGTGCTGGTGCTGTTTGCGCTGATTTTCAAAAACGAGCCATTGCAGCAAGCCGAGGACAAACAGCCATGA
- a CDS encoding sugar phosphate isomerase/epimerase family protein: MSKMKGPAIFLAQFMGDEAPFNHVVSMAKWAADLGYKGIQVPTNNPAFFDLELAATSQAYCDDIQAQCRAAGVEITELSTHLQGQLVAVHPAYDELFDNFAPEALRGKPAERTEWAVQQLKLAAKASQNLGLKAHATFSGALLWHLVYPWPQRPAGLVEQGFAELAKRWLPILDAFDEAGVDVCYEIHPGEDLHDGATFEMFLAATNNHPRANILFDPSHFVLQQLDYLDFIDRYHSRIKMFHVKDAEFRPNGRSGVYGGYQDWVNRPGRFRSLGDGQVDFKSIFSKLTQYDFDGWAVLEWECCLKDSTQGAREGAPFIASHLIEKAGRAFDDFAGAKTDEARNRRILGLKP, encoded by the coding sequence ATGAGTAAAATGAAAGGGCCTGCCATATTTTTGGCACAGTTTATGGGCGACGAAGCACCATTTAACCACGTGGTCAGCATGGCCAAATGGGCTGCAGATTTAGGCTACAAAGGCATTCAGGTGCCGACTAATAATCCGGCCTTTTTTGATTTGGAATTAGCGGCGACCAGTCAGGCTTATTGTGACGATATTCAGGCTCAGTGCCGCGCTGCTGGTGTTGAAATCACTGAACTGTCGACTCATTTACAGGGCCAACTTGTCGCTGTGCATCCTGCTTATGACGAGCTGTTTGATAACTTTGCACCCGAAGCTTTACGTGGTAAACCTGCAGAGCGCACCGAATGGGCAGTGCAACAACTGAAACTTGCCGCCAAAGCCAGTCAGAATTTAGGCCTAAAAGCTCACGCTACTTTTTCCGGCGCTTTATTGTGGCATTTGGTTTATCCATGGCCACAACGTCCTGCGGGTTTGGTAGAGCAGGGTTTTGCAGAACTTGCCAAGCGCTGGTTGCCAATTCTTGATGCCTTTGACGAAGCTGGTGTGGATGTCTGTTATGAAATTCACCCGGGAGAAGATTTACACGACGGCGCTACCTTTGAGATGTTTTTAGCCGCCACCAATAACCATCCGCGCGCTAATATTTTGTTCGACCCAAGTCATTTTGTGTTGCAACAATTGGACTATTTAGATTTTATCGACCGCTATCACAGCAGAATCAAAATGTTTCATGTCAAAGATGCTGAGTTCCGTCCTAATGGTCGCAGCGGTGTCTATGGCGGCTATCAGGATTGGGTCAACAGACCAGGACGTTTCCGTTCTTTAGGTGACGGTCAGGTTGATTTTAAAAGTATTTTCAGCAAGTTAACTCAATATGATTTCGATGGTTGGGCCGTGCTGGAATGGGAATGTTGTTTAAAAGATTCAACCCAGGGCGCGCGCGAAGGGGCTCCATTTATCGCGTCTCACCTGATTGAAAAAGCTGGCAGAGCCTTTGATGACTTCGCTGGCGCTAAAACAGACGAGGCGCGTAATCGTCGGATCTTGGGGTTAAAGCCGTAA